One genomic window of Glycine soja cultivar W05 chromosome 9, ASM419377v2, whole genome shotgun sequence includes the following:
- the LOC114368066 gene encoding uncharacterized protein LOC114368066, with amino-acid sequence MKASLKFREEQQKPLLRAKVPLGILGMPFQSGIVAGESKELTLNLSTFFESGPSLKVAYRPNDSKNPFSFIVKTGTGPFGSPLKSSMLMSCEFNLPGTTGTPLFMLHFKPRFGDFTFKKTQSSIFDGKGFGSFNTQNDAVENGNNAETPLMESAKVSILDSGASMFSGMEVAARTTLPVRGRAAVKFRWGVRIPAEFKGNNAFQKIPFLVMDKIGVEHMMECGDSKKGKGDAGEKPRVPASADVAEACFAVKRQMEVLQAENGLLRNAVEDLRREIVGGRSGGSILGKNPKKNDRKTTSDYGNFPGKSTEAEASEELKKALMGAAGGSSA; translated from the coding sequence ATGAAAGCCTCTTTGAAGTTCCGCGAGGAACAGCAAAAACCCCTCTTGAGAGCAAAAGTCCCACTCGGCATCCTCGGCATGCCCTTCCAATCCGGCATAGTCGCTGGCGAATCCAAAGAACTCACTCTCAACCTTTCTACCTTCTTCGAATCGGGTCCTTCTCTCAAAGTTGCGTATCGACCCAACGACTCAAAGAACCCTTTTTCCTTCATAGTGAAAACGGGAACCGGACCCTTCGGTTCCCCTCTCAAGAGCTCCATGCTCATGAGCTGCGAGTTTAACCTTCCCGGTACAACCGGTACCCCGTTGTTTATGCTTCACTTCAAACCCCGCTTCGGCGACTTTACTTTCAAGAAGACGCAGTCTTCGATTTTTGATGGGAAAGGGTTTGGGTCTTTTAACACGCAAAACGACGCCGTTGAGAATGGGAATAATGCTGAAACGCCGTTGATGGAATCGGCCAAGGTTTCGATTCTTGACTCCGGCGCCTCGATGTTCTCCGGCATGGAGGTGGCTGCGCGGACGACTCTGCCGGTGCGGGGACGTGCTGCCGTGAAGTTCCGGTGGGGAGTTAGGATTCCGGCGGAGTTCAAGGGGAACAACGCGTTTCAGAAGATTCCGTTTCTCGTAATGGATAAGATCGGCGTGGAGCACATGATGGAGTGCGGAGATTCGAAGAAGGGGAAGGGGGACGCCGGAGAGAAACCGAGGGTTCCGGCTAGTGCTGACGTGGCGGAGGCGTGCTTTGCGGTGAAGCGGCAGATGGAGGTTCTGCAGGCGGAGAACGGGTTGCTTAGGAACGCCGTGGAAGATCTCCGGCGAGAAATTGTCGGCGGCCGAAGCGGAGGCTCGATTTTGGGGAAAAACCCTAAAAAGAACGATAGGAAAACGACGTCGGATTACGGTAATTTTCCCGGGAAATCGACGGAGGCTGAAGCGAGTGAGGAATTGAAGAAAGCATTAATGGGAGCAGCTGGTGGTAGTAGTGCTTGA